The sequence CCCGAGCTCGGACCGAGCGTCCCGTCGCCGACCTACGTGCCGGATCCCGCGCACGCGCGCGACTCGTACCCGGACCACTACGACGAGAAGTGCCACCAGGACATCGACGGCGACACGCCGTACCGCTGCTCCTACGGTGACAAGGAGGCGGGCACCGACGTCCTCCTGGTCGGCGACTCGCACGCGGCGCACTGGCTGTCGGGGCTGCGCGTCGCGGCCGAGGACGCGGGCTGGCACCTCGAGGTCTCGTCGAAGACCGCGTGCCCCGTGATCGACCAGCTGGTCTGGATCCGGGCCCGCGACGCGCAGTACGACGCGTGCCTCGACTGGGGCGAGGCGGTCGTCGACCGCATCCTCGCGGACCCGCCGGACCTCGTCGTGACGTCGTTGAGCGGGGAGTACGACGTGGTGGTCGACGGCGAGATGGTCCCGGCCGGCGCGGAGGCCGACGAGGTGCTGCGCGCGTCCATGGAGCGGACGTGGTCGCGGCTCGAGGACGCGGGCGTGCGCGTGGTGGTCGTGCAGGACACCCCGTGGCTCGCGCAGGAGCTGGGTGACTGCGTCGGCGCGCACCCGGACGACCCCGCGCAGTGCGACACGCCCACCGACGAGGCCCTCGCGGCGTCGGGGCAGGAGAACATCGCGACCGCGGCGGAGGCCACCGGGACGCCCGTGATCGACCTGACCCCGTGGCTGTGCTCCGACGAGGTGTGCCCGGCGGTCGTGGACGGGACGCTGGTGATGCGCGACGAGCACCACGTGACGGCCGAGTACTCGCGTGCGCTCGCGCCGGTGCTCGAGGCCGCGGTCGACGCCGTCCTGCAGCAGCCGGTGGGATAGCATCCGGCCGGTGATCTCGGACCCGCACGCCTCGCGACCCACCACGCGCGACGTCCCTGTCCCGCCCGCGAGCCTGCCGCCGGTGAGCGTCGTGATGCCGGTGCGCGACGAGGAGCCCTACCTGGCCGACTCCGTCGCCCGGATCCTGGCGGACGGCTACGCGGGCGACCTCGAGATCGTGCTCGCCGTGGGGCCGTCCCAGGACCGGACCGCCCAGATCGCCGACGAGCTCGCCGCCGCGGACCCGCGCGTCGTCGTCGTCGCGAACCCGACCGGCCGCACCCCGGCGGGGCTGAACGCGGCGATCGCCGCCTCGCAGCACGACGTCCTGGTGCGGGTCGACGGGCACGGGTTCCTCCCGCCGCGGTACATCGAGACCGCGGTCGAGGCGCTCGCACGCA is a genomic window of Cellulomonas fulva containing:
- a CDS encoding SGNH hydrolase domain-containing protein, producing MARRSAAAHRPDRLVTRPEAARPRAARPQAVPPPAVPPQASRTRARGAARTGLALVALVAVLAACSPSAGQDEASARQADPAPSSAVTPAATAGTAAEPTPSPTPSPTPAPPPDVAEVLAALAPELGPSVPSPTYVPDPAHARDSYPDHYDEKCHQDIDGDTPYRCSYGDKEAGTDVLLVGDSHAAHWLSGLRVAAEDAGWHLEVSSKTACPVIDQLVWIRARDAQYDACLDWGEAVVDRILADPPDLVVTSLSGEYDVVVDGEMVPAGAEADEVLRASMERTWSRLEDAGVRVVVVQDTPWLAQELGDCVGAHPDDPAQCDTPTDEALAASGQENIATAAEATGTPVIDLTPWLCSDEVCPAVVDGTLVMRDEHHVTAEYSRALAPVLEAAVDAVLQQPVG